The DNA segment GCATGTACGACTACCTCAAGGCCACCAAGCGTACCGAGATCGGTGACTTCGCCCGCTCTTACGCCAAGGAGCTCCGCCAGGATGACGGTGCCGAGTACGACCAGCTCATCGAGATCAACCTCTCTGAGCTCGAGCCCCATATCAACGGTCCCTTCACTCCCGATCTTGCtacccccatctccaagttcgccgaggctgccaaggccaacaactgGCCCGATGAGGTCAAGGTCGGTCTTATCGGCTCTTGCACCAACTCCTCGTACGAGGATATGTCCCGCGCCGCCTCCATCGCCCGCGATGCCCTCAACCACGGCATCAAGTCCAAGGCTCTCTTCACCGTCACCCCCGGTTCCGAGCAGATTCGCGCCACCATTGCCCGTGATGGCCAGCTCCAGACCTTCGAGGAGTTCGGTGGTGTCGTTCTTGCCAACGCTTGCGGCCCCTGCATTGGTCAGTGGGATCGCCAGGACGTGAAGAAGGGCGAGGCCAACTCCATCATCTCTTCCTACAACCGTAACTTCACCGGCCGTAACGATGGTAACCCCGCCACTCACTCCTTCGTCACCTCCCCCGATCTCGTCGTTGCCATGTCCATTGCcggctctctctccttcaaccccctcaccgaTACCCTGAAGGacaaggatggcaaggacTTCAAgctctctcctcccaccggcaACGGTCTCCCCGAGAGAGGCTACGACCCCGGCCAGGACACCTACCAGGCCCCCCCTAAGGACCGTGCCAACGTCACTGTCCAggtctcccccacctccgaccgtctccagctcctctctCCCTTCAACGCTTGGGACGGCAAGGATGCCACTGACAtgcccatcctcatcaaggCCCAGggcaagaccaccaccgatCACATTTCCATGGCCGGTCCTTGGCTCAAGTACCGTGGTCATCTCgacaacatctccaacaacatGTTGATTGGTGCCATCAACGCTGCCAACGGTGAGgccaacaagatcaagaactTCACCACTGGTGAGTGGGATGCCGTCCCCGCTGTTGCCCGTGACTACAAGGCCAAGGGCATCCGTTGGGTCGTTATCGGTGATTGGAACTACGGTGAGGGTTCTTCTCGTGAGCACGCCGCTCTCGAGCCCCGCCACCTTGGTGGtctcgccatcatcacccgcTCTTTCGCTCGTATCCACGAGACCAACCTCAAGAAGCAGGGTATGCTTCCTCTCACCTTCTCCGACCCTGCCGACTACGACAGGATCAATCCCGATGACAAGGTCGACATCCTCTGCACTGAGCTTGCTGTTGGCAAGCCCATCACTCTCCGTGTCAAGCCCGCCAACGGTGAGGCTTTCGAGATCCCCCTCTCGCACACCTTCAACGAGGCCCAGATTGAGTGGTTCAAGAACGGTTCCGCTCTCAACAccatggccaagaaggccaagaactAAAATACCCCAAAATGTGACGTGTGTCATGAATCGGAGAATGAGAATGGTGGTGTGAGGGCCGACAGGAAAGATCGGCGGCTTCTGGAACTATGGGAATTGGCGTAACCGCAGCAACTGTTTCCTTTTGTATGTATAGTCATGGCCTTGCATTTCAATGGTACTTGTCATTTATATGAATCTGGTGTCTGGGCTGTTGTTCAATGGTTTGTGTGGAATCTGG comes from the Podospora pseudocomata strain CBS 415.72m chromosome 5, whole genome shotgun sequence genome and includes:
- the ACO1 gene encoding Aconitate hydratase mitochondrial (COG:C; COG:E; EggNog:ENOG503NV17); this encodes MMATRQLLGAARSRAVGSASLGLRRTMATVSDSALDKKVKQNNWEEGNFINYKKMSENLAIVRSRLNRPLAYAEKILYSHLDDPHGQEIERGVSYLRLRPDRVACQDATAQMAILQFMSAGMPSVANPTTVHCDHLIEAQQGGEKDLARAVGINKEVYDFLASACGMFSLGFWKPGSGIIHQILLENYAFPGGLLIGTDSHTPNAGGLGMAAIGVGGADAVDVMANLPWELKAPKVIGVKLTGSLSGWTSPKDIILKVAGILTVKGGTGAIVEYFGPGVDSLSATGMGTICNMGAEIGATTSLFPFNDRMYDYLKATKRTEIGDFARSYAKELRQDDGAEYDQLIEINLSELEPHINGPFTPDLATPISKFAEAAKANNWPDEVKVGLIGSCTNSSYEDMSRAASIARDALNHGIKSKALFTVTPGSEQIRATIARDGQLQTFEEFGGVVLANACGPCIGQWDRQDVKKGEANSIISSYNRNFTGRNDGNPATHSFVTSPDLVVAMSIAGSLSFNPLTDTLKDKDGKDFKLSPPTGNGLPERGYDPGQDTYQAPPKDRANVTVQVSPTSDRLQLLSPFNAWDGKDATDMPILIKAQGKTTTDHISMAGPWLKYRGHLDNISNNMLIGAINAANGEANKIKNFTTGEWDAVPAVARDYKAKGIRWVVIGDWNYGEGSSREHAALEPRHLGGLAIITRSFARIHETNLKKQGMLPLTFSDPADYDRINPDDKVDILCTELAVGKPITLRVKPANGEAFEIPLSHTFNEAQIEWFKNGSALNTMAKKAKN